One Pyrenophora tritici-repentis strain M4 chromosome 5, whole genome shotgun sequence DNA window includes the following coding sequences:
- a CDS encoding GlcD, FAD-FMN-containing dehydrogenase has protein sequence MEYNDELWGRHRRAVHARCESMRQATRDQVGLSLAQKVPCSAPSQLLGLNQVVEIDRDRFIASVEPNVTMEALVQLTKIEGLIPTVIAPSRATTVADAFATATFGSSSFQFGTFDCAVLSLEAVLPDGQYVMAKLGDGDDADRLFEILGAPDSPALITLLEIALTPAWGYVEMTYWPVSSVSGARLRMEPKGPNSLILDRAAVDESTDFVDSVMFD, from the coding sequence ATGGAGTACAATGACGAGCTATGGGGAAGGCATCGACGAGCCGTTCACGCGAGATGTGAGAGTATGAGGCAGGCTACTCGGGATCAAGTAGGCCTCAGTCTTGCGCAGAAAGTACCCTGTAGTGCCCCCAGTCAGCTCTTGGGCCTCAACCAGGTAGTAGAGATTGATCGAGACAGATTCATCGCTTCGGTCGAGCCAAATGTCACCATGGAGGCGCTAGTTCAATTGACGAAGATAGAGGGGCTGATCCCCACCGTAATTGCTCCTTCGAGGGCCACAACTGTAGCGGACGCTTTTGCCACTGCGACTTTCGGATCTTCGTCTTTCCAGTTCGGGACTTTTGATTGCGCAGTTTTGTCTCTTGAGGCTGTCCTTCCTGATGGACAGTACGTCATGGCAAAGctcggtgatggtgatgatgcAGATCGGCTGTTCGAAATTTTAGGCGCGCCGGACAGCCCTGCCCTAATCACACTACTAGAAATTGCGCTCACCCCAGCGTGGGGTTATGTCGAGATGACCTACTGGCCCGTCTCTTCGGTATCGGGCGCAAGGCTCCGAATGGAGCCTAAAGGACCCAACTCGCTAATTCTCGATAGAGCGGCGGTGGATGAATCCACCGACTTCGTGGACAGTGTCATGTTCGACTAG